The genomic stretch GACAACTTGCAGACTGATCGAGGATCCAAAAGCTCATCGGCAGTCGGTAGTGGGTGGATCGCTTGCAAAAGGTGTGTGGGTCATGCTAACGTATGCCAAGAGCTGTCAGGTGGGGCTCTTTAGTGGCCGGTCCTTTAAACGACAATGACTGGGCGAGGCTGAACAGCACCAATCAACAAACAGTTGTGCCCACCATTGGAGGTGCtctggaggggaggggcCAATGTGTAAGAGATGTATAGTCGGGAGGGATTACGATAATGAGGTGATGAGTTGATGGACGGACCGGAATGCGACAGCGTTGACAGTTGGATGACTACCAATGGCCATGATGAAGTGGTATCAGACGACAAATGCAGCAACTGAGATGCAGCCGGACCTATTGCACCGGAGATGCTGAGTTTTCGTGACTGAGCTGCTTATTAACCTAAGTATCGTTGTCGGGGTTCTCGGAGGAGGGGCCGCAGTTCGAGAAATTTCTCGCTTTGGGCGCCTGGTCTCTGCTGTGCCTTGCTTTGGTCCCCTTGAGCTGCCGCTTTCCGTCGCCTTGACTTGTCCGGATCAGTCCAAGGTCCAAGACATCATCGACTTGTCTCCTGCGAAGAAATTGGTATAAGTTGTTCTCCCTCCCTTCGATTTCAGGGTACTACACCAGTCAACATCTCACAACCATTCCAAACGACTTGGGTATCTCTCGAAtaccacaacaacatcataACCCACCCCTTACCCACGAGGCAACAGACACCAAGTCAACATGTCCCAGATTATCCCACGCAACGACGCCTGGCGCACGCACCCGCCTCCGGGAAGCAACCAATACCTCAGCGACAATGGCTCCAACTGGCTCTTTGCCGTCGCCGCCCTCTTCGGTGTTACCACATTGGGCCTTTTCGCCCACAAGTTCAAGGCCCGCAACGGTGAACGCTTCTTCCACtacctcttcatcatcgccgcCTTTGTCGGTCTCATCACCTACTATGCCCAGGCCTGCGATCTCGGCTGGGATGTGATCGCGCAGGCGAACCAGATCAACCGAAGCGGTCTCACCCGTCAAATCTTCTGGCCCAAGTATGTCTTCTGGGTTGTCGCCTTCCCCGCCGTCGTTATCGCTCTTGGTGTCCTCTCCGGTGTCTCCTGGGCCACCATCCTCTTTAACGTCTTCCTCACCTGGATCTGGCAGCTCAGctacctcgccgccgcctaCACTCCATCCAACTACAAGTGGGGCTTCTTCGCCTGGGGTCTCCTCGCtcatctcttcctcctctacTCTACTTTGATCCACAGCCGCAGGAACGCCACCCATGTTGGCATCCGCAGTGACTACACCAAGCTTACCGGCTATGCCAACTTCCTCTGGCTCATCTATCCCATTGCCTGGGGTCTGTCTGATGGCGGTAATGTCATTGGTGTTACTGCCAGCTTCATATGGTTCGGTATCCTCGACttgctcctcatcatcggctTCGCTGCTTTCACCATCGTCCTCTCCAGACGATGGGATTATGGCAGACTCAACATTGCCTTCACCCAGTATGGCCGTGTCCCTGTTCACGCTGGCAGCTTCCCCGAGAAGAACTCTCCCCATGCCAACGCTGCCGTTGCCCCCAGCACCCGCGCTGCTGTTTAAGCGATTGATGAATAGCAATGCATCATCAATGATGCTTGTTGGAGTGGTCACAGTCCCAACTTGAAGCGGAGGAAGGAATAGGTGACGGAAGCCACTCATTTACCCGAAGTTTATGTCTGTTGCTATCAATTCATGGGACAGGTCTGCATTTCAGAGATACCCAAAGTCACTCGCTAGTTGCGTTGGTCATGTAGGATAGAGTTGGATTGGCTTggattggaggaggcggtAATAATGTCTAATATACGGCAGACGTAATGGTATAATCAATGAACTATTTTGATGAACTATTTTGAGTCAAATGTCTTGAAACCAAGATCTCGTGTGGTGATCTCTACCTTATGTGAGCAATGTCCAAGACtcacgacgatgatgacggttTTATGGGCGAATGCCTTCTAAAACCACCCCGTGTAAGTCCCAAAAAGGAAGGAGCTatgaccaccacccacccatgCACTCCACTTTTGCGCGACCGCCAAGCCCGGAACACCCACAAGCTCCAAGCTCGCCTTGGTTGCGCAGCCGTTCAATTGGGATTCTTTTTTGAGAAGTCCATCATCAGACGATCTTCCACACCTACCAACACCCACGGTCACCACCATTCGGTCACACCAAACATGAATTCAATACCAAGAATAACCCGGCGCCTAGCCGCCACTTCCCAGAAACgcttcttcacccccaacaccccccgaCGAGCGAAACCCCAGCAACACCCACActaccaccaacccaccccctccggctccaagtcctccaacCCAGAAATGGACAGGATACACCAGCTCTACCGCCAGCGGAACCGTTCAACCGCCTTTTACACCATCTCTGTGATCCTCGGCACAGTGGCCTTGAGTTATGGTTCAGTACCAATGTATAAAATGGTtcgtcccccctcccctttccccttccccctttacTAAACTCCCCCCGTCAGATCTGCCAAACAACCGGCTGGGGCGGACAACCCGTCCGTGCCCAcggcggctcctcctcctcctcctcccccgacgAAGACATAACCGCCAAACTCAtacccatcaccacatcGCCCCGCATCCGcgtctccttctccgcctcggTCTCCGACCTCCTAGACTGGAAATTCGTTCCACAACAGCGAGAAGTTCGGGTTTTACCGGGAGAGACAGCGCTGGCGTTTTATACCGCGACGAACAACTCTGACAAGGACATCATCGGGGTGGCGACCTACTCTGTCACACCAGCACAGGTGGCGCCCTACTTTAGCAAGATTCAGTGCTTCTGTTTTGAGGAGCAGAGGCTCCAGGCCGGGGAGACGGTAGACATGCCGGTTTTCTTTTACTTGGATCCGGATCTGCTAAATGATCTCAACATGAGAGGGGTGGAGAGCGTGGTGTTGAATTATACTTTTTTCAAGGCTAGGTATGATGATCAGAAGTGAAAAAACTCGCCTTTTCAAAGAGGGAAGAGTCGCCATtggggtgatggaggagtgGCGTTTGAGAAAGGAGTAACGTCACGGGAAAGAAATGAAAGAAAGAGGGTGTAAGATAGGGTGTGAGATATTATTGTTATCAGGTTCAAAGGTATCATCATAGGTGGGGGCTACATAAAACATTTCCCCGACCAGAAGGCAGGAAAATTCCTGGTCGGTTGGCATACAGGAGCGTGGGCGGCACAAACTATGAGATCTCATCTTTTTTGTATATATACATACACGTTACACGTACACTTATATTCTACAAGAGGTGAAAACCGAAATCTGACAACATTATCTGTACAACTTTTCCTCTGACAAACCTAACGTGgccccccac from Podospora pseudopauciseta strain CBS 411.78 chromosome 3, whole genome shotgun sequence encodes the following:
- a CDS encoding hypothetical protein (COG:S; EggNog:ENOG503NYUU), translating into MSQIIPRNDAWRTHPPPGSNQYLSDNGSNWLFAVAALFGVTTLGLFAHKFKARNGERFFHYLFIIAAFVGLITYYAQACDLGWDVIAQANQINRSGLTRQIFWPKYVFWVVAFPAVVIALGVLSGVSWATILFNVFLTWIWQLSYLAAAYTPSNYKWGFFAWGLLAHLFLLYSTLIHSRRNATHVGIRSDYTKLTGYANFLWLIYPIAWGLSDGGNVIGVTASFIWFGILDLLLIIGFAAFTIVLSRRWDYGRLNIAFTQYGRVPVHAGSFPEKNSPHANAAVAPSTRAAV
- the COX11 gene encoding Cytochrome c oxidase assembly protein cox11, mitochondrial (EggNog:ENOG503NW27; COG:O); the protein is MSKTHDDDDGFMGECLLKPPRVSPKKEGAMTTTHPCTPLLRDRQARNTHKLQARLGCAAVQLGFFFEKSIIRRSSTPTNTHGHHHSVTPNMNSIPRITRRLAATSQKRFFTPNTPRRAKPQQHPHYHQPTPSGSKSSNPEMDRIHQLYRQRNRSTAFYTISVILGTVALSYGSVPMYKMICQTTGWGGQPVRAHGGSSSSSSPDEDITAKLIPITTSPRIRVSFSASVSDLLDWKFVPQQREVRVLPGETALAFYTATNNSDKDIIGVATYSVTPAQVAPYFSKIQCFCFEEQRLQAGETVDMPVFFYLDPDLLNDLNMRGVESVVLNYTFFKARYDDQK